One region of Hymenobacter sediminicola genomic DNA includes:
- a CDS encoding efflux RND transporter periplasmic adaptor subunit encodes MQTQEHEEIEVAEVPAGKSRRLLWILVTLAVVAGLVFVKMKYFPSPNADGKGGGGKGAGSGKGGPGGAGGKGGAQKLPVQVYVVKPTNLSDEVAATGSVLADESVVIKSELSGKITSLNIREGQPVRKGQLLFSINADEAQAGIRKQEYNIKLFRDQERRQRTLLDKEYISAQEYEQANNQLLTAQSDLQALRATLDRAFVKAPFDGVLGLTTATVGTYVSPGTEITTLSRVRPVKIDFAVPGRFANNVRVGDVVSVTDEATNKKYDAKVYAIDPQIDPVSRTQPVRARYANTNDELRPGAFVKVNLQLGESTDALQVPTEAVIPEASGYSVYTVKNGKMAPKKVKIGIRSDKVIQVTDGLVVGDSVIRTGILQLKPGDAVRVTK; translated from the coding sequence ATGCAAACCCAAGAACACGAGGAAATAGAAGTAGCCGAAGTACCTGCCGGCAAAAGCCGCCGTCTGCTCTGGATTCTGGTTACGCTGGCCGTTGTGGCCGGGCTGGTCTTTGTTAAGATGAAGTATTTCCCTTCGCCGAACGCCGACGGCAAAGGCGGTGGCGGCAAAGGGGCAGGCTCCGGCAAAGGTGGACCCGGCGGAGCCGGTGGCAAAGGCGGCGCCCAAAAGCTACCGGTACAGGTATACGTGGTGAAACCCACCAACCTTTCCGACGAGGTAGCCGCTACTGGCTCGGTACTGGCAGATGAGTCGGTGGTGATTAAGAGCGAGCTGTCGGGCAAAATCACCAGCCTGAATATCCGGGAAGGCCAGCCGGTGCGCAAAGGTCAGCTACTGTTCAGCATCAACGCCGACGAAGCACAGGCCGGCATCCGGAAACAAGAATACAACATCAAGCTTTTCCGTGACCAGGAGCGCCGCCAGCGCACTTTGCTGGACAAGGAATATATCAGCGCCCAGGAGTATGAGCAGGCGAATAACCAGTTGCTCACGGCCCAGTCGGATTTGCAGGCGCTACGCGCTACGCTGGACCGTGCGTTTGTGAAAGCCCCTTTCGATGGTGTGCTAGGCCTGACTACCGCCACCGTGGGTACTTACGTGAGCCCCGGCACCGAAATTACGACCCTTTCCCGCGTGCGCCCTGTCAAGATTGACTTTGCTGTGCCGGGCCGTTTTGCCAACAATGTGCGCGTCGGTGACGTGGTGAGCGTAACGGACGAGGCGACCAACAAAAAGTACGATGCCAAGGTCTACGCCATTGACCCGCAGATTGACCCCGTGAGCCGCACCCAGCCGGTGCGAGCCCGCTACGCCAACACCAACGATGAGCTCCGGCCCGGCGCTTTCGTGAAAGTAAATCTGCAGCTCGGCGAGTCGACGGACGCGCTGCAGGTGCCGACTGAGGCCGTTATTCCGGAAGCCAGTGGCTACAGCGTGTACACGGTAAAAAATGGCAAAATGGCGCCGAAGAAAGTGAAAATTGGGATTCGCTCGGACAAGGTGATTCAGGTAACGGATGGCCTAGTTGTCGGCGACTCTGTGATTCGCACGGGTATTCTGCAGCTGAAGCCCGGTGATGCCGTGCGCGTGACCAAATAG
- a CDS encoding efflux RND transporter permease subunit, with product MSLSSTSINRPVLAIVMSLVIVIFGVIGFRYLSIREYPSVDPPIITVSASYTGASADVMQGQVTEPLEEALNGIAGIKNLTSNSRDGRTQITVEFDLDADLETAANDVRDKVSGAQGRLPRDIDPPIVSKANADSQPIVMTYLSSSQRNLLELTDYANNTLKERIQTIPGVSEVRVYGERKYSMRLWLDPVKLSALGVAPVEVQSALTRENVELPSGAVQGENTQLTLRTMGRLSTVEDFNNLIIRKDANSLVRLSDIGYAELYPENDQTIFKVNGVPMVGLAVIPQPGSNQIDIADEFNKRLEQYGKDLPKDLVLKPGFDNSVFIRKSINEVEHTIIEAFVLVVVIIFLFLRDWRSTLIPVVAIPVSLVGIFFVMYLLDFSINVLTLLAIVLAIGLVVDDAIVVLENIYSRIEEGEDPKTAAIKGSEEILMAVISTTVVLAAVFLPVVFLTGITGRLFREFGIVVAGSVLISAFVSLTLTPMMCSVLLKREEKHNWFYRKTEPFFVSMIGGYQSSLKTFLNNRWLAWVVVLGTGVGIWFFMKTIPSELAPVEDRSRVNVNATGPEGASFEFMDAYMAQITKMAIDSTGDNLSSVFAVTSPGFGGGSNSGTARVLLVEADKREKNQDDVAKALTAGVKNLTAARTSVSQDQSIGGGGGGGGGLPVQFVVQTQDFEKLRAAVPKFLDAARQDPTFQFVDVNLKFNKPELRINIDREKAQSLGVSVQSISQTLQAGLSGQRYGYFIRGSKQYQIIGQVAREDRNQPLDVRLLSVKNADGQLVQLDNVIRLTESSTPPQLYRFNRYNSATFSASLSPGKTLGDGIAAMQAIADKQLDETFSTELSGASRDFQESSSSLVFAFGLALVLIYLVLAAQFESFRDPVIIMVTVPLALSGALLSLWYFNQTLNLFSQIGIIMLIGLVTKNGILIVEFANQQVEQGKDYMTGLIEGATARFRPILMTSLCAILGILPIAIATGAGALSRRAMGIGVVGGLFFATGLTLYVVPVMYSYFATAKKHSQKQEKKAKAVAA from the coding sequence ATGAGCTTATCCTCCACCAGTATCAACCGCCCGGTCCTCGCCATCGTGATGAGCCTCGTCATCGTGATTTTCGGCGTGATTGGGTTTCGTTACCTCAGCATCCGGGAATACCCGAGCGTAGACCCGCCCATCATTACGGTGTCGGCGAGCTATACCGGTGCCTCGGCTGATGTAATGCAGGGCCAGGTAACTGAGCCGCTCGAAGAAGCGCTGAACGGCATTGCCGGCATCAAGAATCTAACCTCGAACTCGCGCGACGGCCGCACCCAGATTACGGTAGAGTTTGACCTCGACGCCGACCTGGAAACCGCGGCCAACGACGTGCGCGACAAGGTTTCGGGCGCGCAGGGTCGCCTTCCGCGCGACATCGACCCGCCCATCGTGAGCAAGGCCAATGCCGACTCTCAGCCGATTGTGATGACTTACCTCAGCAGTTCGCAGCGCAATCTGCTCGAGCTGACTGATTACGCCAACAACACCCTCAAAGAGCGAATTCAAACCATTCCGGGCGTGTCGGAAGTGCGGGTATATGGCGAGCGGAAATATTCCATGCGCCTGTGGCTCGACCCCGTGAAGCTGTCGGCGCTGGGCGTGGCTCCGGTGGAGGTGCAAAGCGCCCTGACCCGCGAAAACGTGGAGCTGCCCAGCGGTGCCGTGCAGGGCGAAAACACCCAGCTTACGCTGCGCACCATGGGCCGCCTGTCCACCGTCGAAGACTTCAACAACCTCATTATCCGTAAGGACGCCAATTCGTTAGTGCGCCTCTCCGACATTGGCTACGCCGAACTGTATCCTGAAAACGACCAAACCATCTTTAAGGTAAATGGTGTGCCGATGGTAGGCCTGGCCGTCATTCCGCAGCCGGGCTCCAACCAGATTGATATTGCCGACGAGTTCAACAAACGCCTGGAGCAGTACGGCAAGGACTTGCCCAAAGACTTGGTGCTGAAGCCGGGCTTCGACAACTCGGTGTTTATCCGCAAGTCCATCAACGAGGTAGAGCACACCATCATCGAAGCCTTCGTGCTGGTGGTGGTTATCATCTTCCTATTCCTGCGCGACTGGCGTTCCACACTGATTCCGGTAGTAGCCATTCCCGTGTCACTGGTGGGTATTTTCTTCGTGATGTACCTACTGGACTTCTCCATCAACGTGCTGACGTTGCTGGCCATCGTGCTGGCCATCGGCCTGGTGGTAGATGACGCCATTGTGGTGCTAGAAAACATCTACTCGCGCATCGAGGAAGGCGAAGACCCTAAGACGGCCGCTATTAAAGGTTCCGAAGAAATCCTGATGGCGGTTATCAGTACCACGGTGGTACTGGCGGCGGTGTTCCTGCCGGTGGTATTCCTGACCGGTATTACCGGGCGTCTGTTCCGCGAGTTTGGCATTGTGGTGGCCGGCTCGGTACTGATTTCGGCCTTCGTTTCGCTCACGCTTACGCCCATGATGTGCAGCGTGCTGCTCAAGCGGGAGGAAAAGCACAACTGGTTTTACCGCAAAACTGAGCCATTTTTCGTGAGCATGATTGGCGGCTACCAAAGCAGCCTCAAAACCTTCCTGAACAACCGTTGGCTGGCTTGGGTGGTCGTGCTGGGCACCGGCGTAGGCATCTGGTTTTTCATGAAGACAATTCCTTCGGAGCTGGCTCCGGTGGAAGACCGCAGCCGGGTCAACGTCAATGCTACCGGCCCTGAAGGCGCTTCGTTTGAGTTTATGGATGCCTACATGGCCCAGATAACGAAGATGGCCATAGACTCGACCGGCGACAATCTGAGCAGTGTGTTTGCTGTGACGTCGCCGGGCTTCGGCGGCGGCTCTAACTCCGGTACGGCCCGCGTGCTGCTGGTAGAAGCCGACAAGCGCGAAAAGAACCAAGACGATGTAGCGAAGGCTCTCACGGCAGGAGTCAAGAACCTGACGGCTGCGCGTACCTCGGTGTCGCAAGACCAGAGCATCGGCGGCGGCGGTGGTGGCGGCGGCGGACTGCCGGTACAGTTTGTGGTGCAGACGCAGGACTTTGAAAAGCTGCGAGCAGCCGTACCGAAATTCCTGGACGCCGCCCGCCAGGACCCCACGTTCCAGTTCGTGGACGTCAACCTGAAATTCAATAAGCCCGAGCTGCGCATCAATATTGACCGGGAAAAAGCACAGAGCCTGGGCGTGAGTGTGCAGAGCATCAGCCAGACGCTGCAGGCGGGCCTGAGCGGCCAGCGCTACGGCTACTTCATCCGGGGCAGCAAGCAGTACCAGATTATCGGGCAGGTGGCCCGCGAAGACCGCAACCAGCCGCTGGACGTGCGCCTGCTCTCCGTGAAAAACGCAGACGGCCAGCTCGTGCAGCTCGACAACGTGATTCGGCTTACGGAAAGCAGCACGCCGCCCCAACTCTACCGTTTCAACCGCTACAACTCGGCTACTTTCTCGGCTTCCCTGTCGCCTGGCAAAACCCTCGGCGACGGTATTGCGGCCATGCAGGCTATTGCCGACAAGCAACTCGACGAAACATTCTCTACTGAACTCTCCGGTGCTTCCCGCGACTTCCAGGAAAGCTCTTCATCGTTGGTGTTTGCCTTCGGGCTGGCTTTGGTGCTGATTTATCTGGTGCTGGCGGCGCAGTTCGAGAGCTTCCGCGACCCGGTCATCATCATGGTGACGGTACCACTGGCATTGAGTGGCGCGCTGCTAAGTCTGTGGTATTTCAATCAAACCCTCAACCTGTTCTCGCAGATTGGCATCATCATGCTCATTGGGCTGGTGACGAAAAACGGTATTCTGATTGTGGAGTTTGCCAACCAGCAGGTAGAGCAGGGCAAGGATTACATGACTGGCCTGATTGAGGGCGCCACGGCCCGCTTCCGCCCCATCCTGATGACGTCCTTGTGCGCTATTCTGGGTATTCTGCCCATTGCCATTGCCACCGGGGCAGGCGCCCTCAGCCGCCGCGCTATGGGCATCGGGGTAGTAGGTGGGCTGTTTTTCGCTACGGGCCTCACGCTCTACGTAGTGCCCGTAATGTACTCTTACTTCGCCACCGCAAAAAAGCATAGCCAGAAACAGGAGAAGAAAGCCAAGGCCGTAGCTGCCTAG
- a CDS encoding TolC family protein: MSRYRSLPLFALLLFPLLGHAQQPVLPSRQPTTQPQSKTQTEKPETVPNAPPLTLAEVIRLGLENNYDIRVSRQDERIAENNVTRGNAGQLPVVNGNFTRTFNRNNVRQESSSRPEASIANGAQSNQFNANVAATWTVFDGLGMFIAYDRLQALEQQQRQLTRATLEETVASITDAYYVVVRESGKIRSIEEALKIGQARIDLTQARVDVGVSAKVEVLTARVDYNADRSILIQQQEALKTAKINLNNLLGRSPRLDFRPADSIVVATDLSREAVAQAIQQNNPRLQQARLSTEVATYDRKLVRASRFPQIGLTSGYGYNRNINGAAFFGSQLVTNTGRTYGLNYGVVASIPIFDGFNRNRLEQNARITEEQRQLQLGQTQLSLEAEAEQAYAQYQNRLQLLELEEANILLARENVAITLERYRLGLLTPLALREAQRTQLDAEVRLLDIRYQAKQAEIVLRRLSSGLVQESPAGR, encoded by the coding sequence ATGTCCCGCTACCGCTCACTCCCTCTTTTTGCGCTGCTGCTTTTCCCGCTGCTTGGCCACGCTCAGCAGCCCGTGTTGCCTTCCCGGCAGCCGACCACGCAGCCGCAGTCGAAAACACAGACGGAGAAGCCGGAAACCGTACCCAATGCTCCGCCCCTAACGCTGGCCGAAGTCATCCGACTCGGTCTGGAAAACAACTACGATATCCGGGTGTCCAGGCAGGACGAGCGGATTGCGGAAAACAACGTAACCCGCGGCAATGCCGGCCAGCTGCCCGTGGTGAATGGCAACTTCACCCGCACGTTCAACCGCAACAACGTACGCCAAGAGTCGTCGTCGCGGCCCGAGGCCAGCATTGCCAACGGAGCACAGTCGAACCAGTTCAATGCCAACGTGGCAGCTACCTGGACAGTGTTCGACGGACTGGGTATGTTCATTGCCTACGACCGGCTACAGGCACTGGAGCAGCAGCAGCGCCAACTCACACGGGCTACGCTGGAAGAAACCGTAGCCAGTATCACCGACGCGTACTATGTGGTGGTGCGCGAATCGGGTAAGATCCGCTCGATTGAGGAAGCCCTGAAAATCGGACAGGCCCGCATCGACCTGACCCAGGCCCGCGTGGACGTGGGCGTGAGTGCCAAGGTGGAGGTGCTAACGGCCCGTGTAGACTACAACGCCGACCGTTCCATCCTGATCCAGCAGCAGGAAGCCCTGAAAACGGCCAAAATCAACCTCAACAACCTGCTAGGCCGCTCCCCGCGCCTCGATTTCCGTCCCGCCGACTCCATTGTGGTGGCTACTGATCTGAGCCGCGAGGCTGTGGCGCAGGCCATCCAGCAGAACAACCCACGCCTGCAGCAAGCCCGCCTCAGCACCGAGGTAGCCACCTACGACCGGAAGCTGGTGCGGGCGTCCCGCTTCCCGCAGATCGGGCTTACCAGCGGCTACGGCTACAACCGCAACATCAACGGCGCAGCTTTCTTCGGTAGCCAACTCGTCACGAACACCGGCCGCACTTATGGCCTCAACTACGGCGTGGTGGCCTCCATCCCTATTTTCGATGGCTTCAACCGCAACCGACTGGAGCAAAACGCCCGCATCACGGAGGAGCAGAGGCAGTTGCAGCTCGGCCAGACCCAGCTGAGCCTGGAAGCCGAAGCCGAGCAGGCCTACGCCCAGTACCAGAACCGCCTGCAGCTGCTGGAGCTGGAGGAAGCCAATATTCTGCTGGCCCGCGAAAATGTGGCCATCACGCTGGAGCGCTACCGCCTGGGCCTGCTCACGCCGCTGGCTTTGCGCGAAGCCCAGCGCACCCAGCTCGACGCCGAAGTGCGCCTGCTCGATATCCGCTACCAGGCCAAGCAGGCCGAAATAGTGCTGCGCCGCCTCAGCAGCGGGCTGGTGCAGGAGAGTCCGGCCGGCCGGTAG
- a CDS encoding T9SS type A sorting domain-containing protein: MSFWVAFLPAHGQRLTRERIFATPSKYSTTVTSITLGREGNLCIALNHGITPGSGQSVTGGYQLLAPQLDTLWTIFKLLPGLGRNFLCTLPSGEFVGSASIANTTPSGRGQSFEKFTSSGRLYWSRPAFIHPAQEAFVGTIATADNGWLGVILATQITGLVRQQCILFKTDSAGQVRWQRPYGWSLAEDVLHIQRNPATGRILLAGNIQPVGATNGADKEYKLLLVNERGDSIRGRRLAPLGAGVNVRTQQGWEKLLPLRDGGWLLTGVRDSATTTNDPPLLVRLDSLLHPRWTALRRPPAGQQLRYADACELTDGSLLVLAWQVFPATNSFALHRYSATGQLLAVLPLVSACPQVHPARLTPTLDGRGVFIAGSCDQSPTDRRGYVALVDLQSLPGAVVLSAPQPTQPATTAPLTFELFPNPASTTATVRYQLPAGTTAAALHLYDATGRLARRLTLRGGSGGAEVTVPLAGLAPGLYAATLLAADGRPLATRRLAVAAP, from the coding sequence ATGAGTTTCTGGGTAGCGTTTTTGCCTGCTCACGGCCAGCGCCTGACTAGGGAGCGAATCTTTGCTACGCCATCCAAATACTCTACTACGGTTACCAGCATCACGCTGGGACGCGAGGGCAACCTATGCATTGCCCTCAACCACGGCATCACCCCGGGTAGCGGGCAGAGTGTGACGGGGGGCTACCAATTACTCGCCCCGCAACTCGATACGCTGTGGACTATCTTCAAGCTTCTGCCTGGGCTCGGCCGCAACTTTTTATGCACTTTGCCTAGCGGCGAATTCGTAGGATCTGCTTCTATTGCCAATACAACCCCGTCCGGCCGTGGACAATCGTTTGAAAAGTTCACCTCTTCGGGCCGTCTATATTGGAGCCGGCCAGCCTTCATTCACCCTGCTCAAGAGGCTTTCGTGGGAACAATAGCAACCGCCGACAACGGCTGGTTGGGCGTGATATTGGCAACTCAAATAACCGGCTTGGTGCGGCAGCAATGCATCCTGTTCAAAACCGATAGTGCCGGACAGGTGCGCTGGCAGCGGCCGTACGGGTGGAGCTTAGCGGAAGATGTACTCCATATTCAGCGCAACCCCGCCACGGGCCGCATCCTGCTGGCTGGCAACATCCAACCGGTGGGGGCGACTAATGGTGCGGACAAGGAATACAAGCTGCTGCTGGTCAACGAGCGGGGTGACTCGATTCGGGGCCGCCGCCTCGCTCCGCTGGGGGCTGGCGTGAACGTCCGCACGCAGCAAGGCTGGGAGAAGCTGCTGCCCCTGCGGGATGGGGGCTGGCTGCTGACGGGCGTGCGCGACTCGGCTACCACCACCAACGACCCGCCCCTGCTCGTGCGCCTCGACAGCCTGCTGCACCCCCGCTGGACGGCCCTGCGCCGCCCCCCCGCCGGCCAGCAGCTGCGCTACGCCGATGCTTGCGAGCTGACCGACGGCTCGCTGCTGGTGCTGGCCTGGCAGGTGTTCCCGGCCACCAACTCCTTTGCCCTGCACCGCTACTCGGCCACCGGCCAGCTGCTGGCCGTGCTGCCGCTGGTCAGCGCCTGCCCGCAGGTACACCCCGCCCGCCTGACGCCCACCCTCGACGGGCGCGGCGTGTTCATCGCCGGCTCCTGCGACCAGAGCCCGACTGACCGGCGCGGCTACGTGGCCCTGGTGGATTTGCAAAGCCTGCCCGGCGCCGTCGTGCTCAGCGCCCCGCAGCCTACCCAACCTGCCACCACCGCCCCGCTCACCTTCGAGCTGTTCCCCAACCCGGCCAGCACCACGGCCACCGTGCGCTACCAACTGCCGGCCGGCACCACCGCTGCCGCGCTGCACCTCTACGATGCCACCGGGCGGCTGGCGCGCCGGCTGACACTACGCGGCGGCAGTGGTGGCGCAGAAGTAACCGTGCCGCTGGCCGGGCTGGCGCCGGGCCTGTACGCGGCCACGCTGCTGGCCGCCGATGGCCGGCCCCTGGCTACGCGCCGCCTGGCCGTGGCGGCTCCTTGA
- a CDS encoding zinc dependent phospholipase C family protein yields the protein MFKWLFWSLALLVLAPSSASGYSVLTHQANIDSTWTRCLMPMLQKRYPGATEEQLIEAKSYAYGGSIVQDMGFYPFGSVLFTNMTHYVRSGDFVRNMLDESHNRNEYAFALGALAHYTADIIGHPEGTNRAMPSVYPDLKQKFGNEITYEEAPIQHTQLEFAFDVVQLAAGRYRTADYQRYIGFQVSKPVLERAFKKTYGLELGQVVFNVDLAISSFRFAVRSLIPIASRAAWQSQKKDIRRLSPRARRREYVYDQSEREYRKQYGTDYQKPGTGARVLSYFVRVLPKIGPLKPFAFKLPTPEAQELFKKSFRDVMREYCRKVEAEPTDTTMISRQLLPNTDFDTGRPTRVGEYALTDKAYGEWLRKLADNKFEGLTAPVRRNILAFFGPAPQAPKEEDEAEEKTRAKTLEALAQLQALDVN from the coding sequence ATGTTCAAATGGTTATTCTGGAGTCTGGCACTGCTGGTGCTGGCTCCCTCTTCCGCATCCGGGTACTCGGTGCTTACCCACCAGGCCAATATCGACTCTACCTGGACGCGCTGCCTGATGCCCATGCTTCAGAAACGCTACCCCGGCGCTACCGAGGAGCAGCTCATCGAGGCCAAAAGCTATGCCTATGGCGGCTCTATCGTGCAGGACATGGGATTCTACCCTTTTGGCTCGGTGTTGTTTACTAACATGACGCACTATGTGCGCAGCGGCGACTTTGTGCGCAACATGCTGGATGAATCTCACAACCGCAACGAGTATGCCTTTGCGCTGGGCGCGCTGGCGCACTACACGGCCGATATTATCGGGCATCCGGAGGGTACTAACCGCGCCATGCCTTCGGTGTATCCGGACCTGAAGCAGAAATTCGGGAATGAAATTACCTACGAAGAAGCGCCCATTCAGCACACGCAACTAGAATTTGCCTTCGATGTAGTGCAGCTGGCCGCCGGCCGCTACCGCACCGCCGATTACCAACGCTACATTGGGTTTCAGGTAAGCAAACCGGTGCTGGAGCGGGCGTTTAAGAAAACTTACGGGCTGGAGCTGGGGCAGGTAGTTTTCAACGTAGATCTGGCTATCAGTTCGTTCCGGTTTGCCGTGCGTAGCCTCATCCCAATAGCCAGCCGGGCCGCCTGGCAGTCGCAGAAAAAGGACATTCGCCGGCTAAGCCCTCGGGCCCGTCGGCGCGAGTATGTATACGACCAGAGTGAGCGGGAATACCGCAAGCAGTATGGCACCGACTACCAGAAGCCCGGCACTGGGGCACGGGTGCTGTCGTATTTTGTGCGGGTGCTGCCCAAAATCGGACCGCTAAAGCCGTTTGCCTTCAAGCTGCCCACGCCCGAGGCGCAGGAGCTGTTCAAGAAAAGCTTCCGGGACGTGATGCGCGAATACTGCCGTAAAGTGGAGGCCGAGCCTACCGACACGACCATGATATCGAGGCAGCTGCTGCCCAACACCGACTTTGATACCGGCCGCCCTACCCGGGTAGGCGAGTATGCCCTGACGGACAAGGCTTACGGCGAGTGGCTGCGCAAGCTGGCCGATAATAAGTTTGAAGGGCTGACGGCCCCGGTTCGCCGGAACATTCTGGCCTTCTTTGGGCCGGCTCCTCAAGCTCCGAAGGAAGAAGACGAAGCTGAGGAAAAGACCCGCGCCAAAACCCTGGAAGCCCTAGCCCAGCTACAGGCGCTGGACGTGAACTAG